In Mytilus edulis chromosome 6, xbMytEdul2.2, whole genome shotgun sequence, the following proteins share a genomic window:
- the LOC139528017 gene encoding uncharacterized protein: MPTPRNFSCIICMKTHLKETNRRAIFNSGLRNYVESILKRHVYEHDTICLKCRTRIQREIQANKLVNNVTVAEKNKSNEKKQASSGGVLSPKTIQLPICSTTKSHRMCIVCKKQNSNRHKLIVVPNEAKTQTFIDKGIFISTNTRCCSDHLVGKYFKQEALKALKHTSSSTFFNRTDVNNLLDRTRSMLKDVGKLNFDVQIAMSDDDFVNLTGLTKQQFDVVATHVTDLRNSEVRSIRTCLAILLVKLRTGLSNTILGTLFSLKSYNIRRAVHSARESLIKNFVPSFLGFNHMSHSVFAQSHTTPTAKTLFTGNNEDTAVLILDGTYIYIQKSSYHKFQKKTYSMHKNRPLVKPMIIVGSDGYILSVLGPYYANGHNNDASITKHLFKTNAEDIKKWIKDDDVLVVDRGFRDAQAFLESLNLKVEMPCFIKKGQKQHTTEEANSSRLITKVRWVVESANGRIKQWRFLDKVVSNHFVPYIGDFVRIVSAFINCFRAPLINDFCNEEIGQTMLDKAQLGNQVQKYVEDNNLIRKKAIYSEVNGTENVLDFPKLTLQQIRDITMGVYQLKQAPRYTESHLSDDNYMLQTCRDRPNLLRVKLTSRHSSSRVYSLWIEFSGDEVTGWYCTCKVGARVVGCCAHIASTMWYLGYSRWELETPSTCKYADSILNAKDVPLETDSDSDSDGFIEE, from the coding sequence ATGCCTACCCCACGAAATTTCAGTTGCATTATATGTATGAAAACGCATTTAAAAGAGACAAACCGACGAGCAATATTTAATTCTGGATTACGGAACTATGTAGAGTCAATTTTAAAAAGACATGTGTACGAACATGACACAATTTGCTTAAAATGTAGAACAAGAATTCAACGAGAAATTCAGGCTAACAAATTAGTTAACAATGTGACTgttgcagaaaaaaataaaagcaatgaaaaaaaacaagcaaGCTCTGGAGGCGTCCTTAGTCCAAAAACCATACAACTTCCAATATGTTCTACCACAAAATCACACCGTATGTGTATTGTTTGTAAGAAGCAGAATTCAAATAGGCATAAACTTATTGTTGTTCCCAATGAAGCCAAGACACAAACATTTATAGACAAGGGCATCTTTATTTCCACGAACACTAGGTGTTGTTCTGATCACCTTGTTGGTAAATACTTCAAGCAAGAGGCTCTGAAAGCATTAAAGCATACTTCTTCGTCGACATTCTTCAACCGTACGGATGTAAACAACTTGTTGGATAGAACCAGGTCAATGCTAAAAGATGTTGGAAAACTTAATTTCGATGTCCAGATAGCTATGTCAGATGACGATTTTGTTAATCTCACTGGACTCACCAAACAACAGTTTGACGTTGTCGCCACACATGTTACAGACTTAAGAAACTCTGAAGTACGCTCAATAAGAACATGTCTTGCTATTCTCCTTGTAAAATTACGCACTGGATTATCGAACACAATCTTGGGAACTCTTTTCAGCCTTAAGTCCTACAATATACGGCGAGCCGTACACTCAGCTCGAGAATCTCTAATCAAAAATTTTGTTCCATCATTTTTAGGATTCAACCATATGAGTCATTCCGTTTTTGCCCAGAGTCATACAACTCCAACTGCCAAAACATTGTTTACAGGAAACAATGAAGACACAGCTGTTCTGATCCTAGATGGGACATACATATACATACAGAAAAGTTCATACCACAAGTTCCAGAAGAAAACCTACAGTATGCACAAAAATCGACCTTTAGTCAAGCCCATGATTATAGTTGGATCTGATGGCTACATTTTGAGTGTCTTGGGGCCATATTATGCCAATGGCCACAACAACGATGCCTCAATTACCAAGCATTTATTTAAAACCAATGCTGAAGATATAAAGAAATGGATAAAGGACGATGACGTATTAGTAGTCGACAGAGGTTTCAGAGATGCTCAAGCTTTCCTTGAGAGTTTGAACTTAAAAGTAGAGATGCCTTGTTTCATCAAAAAGGGACAAAAACAACACACTACCGAGGAGGCAAATTCTTCACGACTTATAACAAAAGTTCGGTGGGTAGTTGAAAGCGCCAATGGACGCATTAAACAGTGGCGCTTTCTCGACAAAGTCGTTTCAAACCACTTCGTTCCCTATATTGGAGATTTTGTCAGAATTGTTTCTGCATTTATTAATTGCTTCCGGGCTCCACTGATTAATGATTTTTGCAATGAAGAGATCGGCCAAACTATGCTGGATAAAGCACAGCTTGGTAACCAGGTACAGAAGTATGTCGAGGACAATAATTTAATTCGCAAAAAGGCTATTTATTCTGAAGTAAATGGCACGGAAAACGTTTTAGATTTTCCTAAACTTACTCTCCAACAAATCAGAGATATTACAATGGGAGTATATCAACTGAAGCAAGCCCCAAGATATACAGAAAGCCATCTATCTGATGACAATTACATGCTCCAGACTTGCCGTGACCGTCCTAATCTATTACGAGTAAAACTAACATCCAGACATTCGTCCTCAAGAGTGTACAGCCTATGGATTGAATTTAGTGGAGATGAAGTCACTGGTTGGTATTGCACCTGTAAAGTTGGCGCCCGGGTGGTTGGTTGTTGTGCGCATATTGCATCTACAATGTGGTACCTTGGTTATAGCAGGTGGGAACTAGAGACACCAAGCACGTGTAAATATGCAgattcaattttgaatgcaaaagaTGTGCCACTTGAAACAGATTCCGATTCTGATAGTGACGGTTTCATTGAGGAGTGA